One segment of Candidatus Neomarinimicrobiota bacterium DNA contains the following:
- a CDS encoding PAS domain S-box protein, with the protein MTRFNFQKHWKECKIILFSVVILFIVVGVGIFGTLWQGRITDNYIRQKLTHQVQGLANSLDKQLIKELNFTLSDSASFAYHRVENQLKHYGQLIDHRGIYTLALTNNTLKMGPNTIPGPFSSKELSHFLTEKKLNPKNRIRLYQGETVVLGPLKNSGNQILTALSPIHNTKTDSLIMLIGIDILYDTNNRVLMMSIVIGLIFLGGIIINLFWRKRQESLLQYLEIIITFVLGILLTMTITFMFYNYECSKQNEIYRQLSSSITRDVNRSFETIRNHLNSLVNFQENSNYVNDEEFRQFAKHLFNTSHVRFYSWVDYIDQPSLKSYEYQIGKEKKRPFKVWERTHDGSSIPVAPRNYYFPVRQIAPFTPHEALIGFDISSDPFLKEVLDELLITKMITATGAIPNYKENITSETLYIMKPAFRHAHKEYKSPFFCDLTGIALTALNLSSILHLSIPTYSLDVDSLICIHLVDLEDKEGQRIITSYMPDKRTPYPPFVKKETLRGFRHFSSYPLFMFGRSLALVTHPTPAFYSTFPLGTTRLTFITGLIITLFLTLFIAYLRNRENRLVKLVDQRTLELREREEKYRLLTDNSTDMIWLMDMNYNFKYVSPAVKKMLGYEPEDMTGRNIREFCTKGHFEKLAEIFQKALESLPENEGQTFETEFIRKDTKPLPVEIGTTLLLDDQGNPMGIQGITRDITERKQAEEQIRNSDRIFNHALDMLFIAGFDGYFKVLNPSWTHVLGWSKEELLSRPWIEFIHPEDRDSTEKFQSVLINGQEIRQFENRYLCKDGTIKWLAWNSYPYPEEKVLYGVARDVTDKKKIENKLKNRLKELACISSVRKETLQNLPEKDFCERVIRHVKTAMQFPGSVFPVIELEGRIYRNGSANTVANKNLQAFIRARDEVLGRLVVFYTENKPFIIPEEQDLINNVANTIGLWYEWKRAQARETHAKKVLMGKRNVNQLIIKETDRNTLVEKVCVNLTETLGYQYAWIILIDNENNFHITKISGKGTCGFKESFNNLNDNTLPACITDIIESRSFHIYHGLESVCNQCKFSDKDPNYAVYSAPLSYQDKLYGVITMGVPSAFAELEEEQIFFTEVAEDIGFALYKIELEEKRRTYEQQILKNLQEKEILLQEIHHRVKNNLNVISSLLKLQARKIKTKEDAIEAFKKSSDRVLAMALVHKKLYDTKNIEAVNMKSYLASLANQLVSTYAHGPQIKVKSDVENIALSINTAVPCGLILNELISNALKYAFRGRDTGEIHLKVFSPDTETVQIKVKDNGVGLPKGFDPQKSESLGCHLVQLLTEQIKGTLQVESKKSRGTVFTITFPQKE; encoded by the coding sequence ATGACGCGGTTCAATTTTCAGAAGCATTGGAAAGAATGCAAAATTATCCTTTTTTCTGTTGTCATCCTTTTCATTGTAGTTGGTGTTGGTATCTTTGGCACTTTATGGCAGGGGCGTATCACAGATAATTATATACGGCAAAAACTCACACATCAGGTTCAGGGACTGGCGAATTCCTTGGATAAACAACTCATTAAAGAACTGAATTTTACATTGTCTGACAGCGCATCTTTTGCTTACCACCGTGTGGAAAACCAATTAAAACATTACGGACAATTAATTGATCACCGCGGTATTTATACACTCGCCTTAACAAACAACACATTAAAAATGGGTCCCAACACTATTCCCGGACCCTTTTCATCCAAGGAATTATCACATTTTCTTACCGAAAAAAAACTGAACCCGAAGAATCGCATACGGCTTTACCAAGGAGAAACCGTTGTCCTTGGTCCCCTGAAGAATTCGGGAAATCAGATACTTACGGCATTGTCTCCTATTCACAATACGAAGACAGACTCCCTCATCATGCTTATAGGGATAGATATTTTATACGATACCAATAATAGGGTTTTGATGATGTCCATCGTGATCGGTCTTATCTTTCTGGGTGGCATCATCATCAACCTCTTCTGGCGCAAACGCCAGGAATCGCTCCTGCAGTATCTTGAAATTATCATTACGTTCGTTCTGGGCATTTTGTTAACAATGACCATCACATTTATGTTTTATAATTATGAGTGTTCGAAACAAAACGAAATTTACAGGCAATTGAGTTCTTCCATTACAAGGGATGTAAACCGCTCATTTGAAACGATCCGAAATCATCTGAACAGCCTTGTGAATTTCCAGGAAAACAGTAATTATGTGAACGACGAAGAATTTCGCCAGTTTGCCAAACACCTATTCAATACTTCACATGTCCGGTTTTATAGTTGGGTGGATTATATTGACCAACCCTCACTCAAATCCTATGAATATCAAATTGGGAAGGAAAAAAAGAGGCCATTCAAAGTCTGGGAGCGGACTCATGACGGATCTTCCATTCCGGTTGCTCCCCGGAATTATTATTTTCCTGTTCGACAAATAGCCCCTTTTACACCCCACGAAGCGCTGATCGGATTTGATATTTCTTCGGACCCTTTTCTTAAGGAAGTACTGGATGAGCTGCTAATTACAAAAATGATAACAGCCACAGGAGCTATTCCGAATTATAAAGAAAACATTACTTCGGAAACACTATATATTATGAAACCGGCATTCAGACATGCCCATAAAGAATACAAAAGTCCCTTCTTCTGTGATCTCACAGGCATTGCTCTCACAGCCCTTAACCTTTCCAGTATTTTACATCTCAGCATCCCGACCTATTCATTGGACGTTGATTCATTAATCTGCATCCATCTTGTGGATTTGGAAGATAAAGAGGGCCAACGGATTATCACATCGTATATGCCGGATAAACGGACTCCGTATCCCCCGTTTGTGAAAAAGGAAACACTTCGCGGATTTCGGCATTTCAGCAGTTACCCCCTGTTCATGTTCGGGCGTTCCCTGGCACTGGTCACTCATCCTACCCCGGCTTTTTATAGTACTTTTCCCCTGGGAACAACCCGCCTTACTTTCATTACCGGTCTGATTATCACGCTGTTTTTGACACTCTTCATCGCCTATTTGAGAAACAGGGAAAACCGCTTGGTTAAACTGGTGGATCAACGAACCCTGGAACTCCGGGAACGGGAAGAAAAGTACCGCTTGCTGACGGATAATTCCACAGATATGATTTGGTTGATGGATATGAATTACAATTTCAAATATGTGAGTCCGGCAGTTAAAAAGATGCTGGGATATGAACCAGAGGACATGACAGGCAGAAATATCCGGGAATTCTGTACTAAAGGCCATTTTGAAAAACTTGCCGAAATCTTTCAAAAAGCTCTGGAATCCCTGCCGGAAAATGAAGGTCAAACATTCGAGACGGAATTTATTCGCAAAGATACAAAACCTCTGCCCGTGGAAATCGGCACCACTCTGCTTTTGGATGATCAGGGAAATCCCATGGGTATTCAAGGCATTACGCGGGACATCACGGAACGTAAACAAGCCGAGGAACAGATTCGAAACAGTGATCGTATTTTCAACCATGCTTTGGATATGTTGTTCATTGCAGGATTTGACGGATATTTTAAAGTGCTGAATCCTTCCTGGACGCATGTGTTGGGTTGGAGTAAGGAAGAACTGCTATCCAGACCCTGGATTGAATTTATTCATCCCGAGGACAGAGATTCGACGGAGAAATTCCAGTCAGTGCTGATAAACGGGCAGGAAATTCGCCAATTTGAAAACCGGTATTTATGCAAAGACGGGACCATTAAATGGCTTGCCTGGAACTCATATCCCTATCCGGAAGAAAAAGTCCTGTATGGTGTGGCAAGAGATGTCACCGACAAAAAGAAAATTGAGAATAAGTTAAAGAATAGACTGAAAGAACTGGCCTGTATTTCATCGGTTCGCAAGGAAACACTGCAGAATCTCCCTGAGAAAGACTTTTGCGAGCGTGTAATCCGTCATGTAAAAACAGCCATGCAATTTCCCGGTTCGGTTTTTCCGGTCATTGAACTGGAAGGACGCATTTACCGCAACGGATCGGCCAATACAGTTGCAAATAAAAATTTACAGGCATTCATCAGGGCCCGGGATGAGGTATTGGGGCGCCTGGTTGTTTTTTACACTGAAAACAAACCCTTTATCATCCCGGAAGAACAGGATCTGATTAACAATGTAGCCAATACCATCGGTCTCTGGTATGAATGGAAGCGGGCACAGGCACGGGAAACACATGCTAAGAAAGTTTTGATGGGCAAACGAAATGTAAATCAGCTGATTATAAAAGAAACGGATAGAAACACACTGGTTGAAAAAGTCTGCGTGAATCTGACGGAAACTCTCGGCTATCAGTATGCCTGGATTATATTAATTGACAACGAAAATAATTTTCACATTACAAAAATTTCCGGCAAAGGCACTTGTGGGTTTAAAGAGTCTTTTAATAACCTAAACGATAACACCCTGCCGGCCTGCATTACAGATATCATTGAATCACGTTCATTTCACATATACCATGGTTTAGAAAGCGTCTGCAACCAGTGTAAATTTTCTGATAAAGACCCGAACTATGCTGTTTATTCAGCTCCTTTGAGCTATCAGGACAAACTTTACGGCGTAATAACAATGGGGGTGCCTTCGGCATTTGCTGAACTGGAAGAGGAACAGATCTTCTTTACTGAAGTGGCCGAAGACATCGGATTTGCCCTGTATAAAATCGAACTGGAAGAAAAACGAAGGACTTACGAACAACAAATCCTGAAAAACCTGCAGGAAAAGGAAATCCTTCTGCAGGAAATTCATCACCGGGTAAAAAACAACCTAAATGTGATTTCAAGTCTTTTAAAACTTCAGGCACGAAAAATCAAGACAAAAGAAGATGCTATCGAAGCCTTTAAAAAGAGCAGCGACCGGGTTCTGGCCATGGCACTGGTCCATAAAAAGCTGTATGACACGAAAAATATTGAAGCAGTGAATATGAAATCCTATCTGGCCAGCCTGGCCAATCAGTTAGTCTCTACCTATGCCCACGGACCCCAAATCAAGGTAAAAAGCGATGTGGAAAATATTGCCTTAAGCATCAACACAGCCGTCCCCTGTGGACTCATCCTCAATGAATTAATATCAAATGCCCTGAAATACGCTTTTCGGGGAAGGGATACAGGCGAAATCCATCTGAAAGTCTTCTCACCAGATACCGAAACTGTCCAGATAAAAGTAAAAGACAACGGGGTCGGTTTACCAAAAGGTTTTGATCCTCAGAAAAGTGAGTCCCTGGGTTGTCATCTGGTTCAATTATTAACAGAACAAATCAAAGGAACCCTTCAGGTTGAATCGAAAAAATCCCGGGGGACGGTATTTACCATCACATTTCCTCAGAAAGAGTAA
- a CDS encoding FAD-dependent thymidylate synthase has protein sequence MEEIMEKLVRFNSKALDEILGKPFKVLDDGFVRVVDYMGTDSSIVQAARVSYGKGTKKVSRDRELIRYLLRHQHTSPFEMCSIKLHVRVPMDCWRQWIRHRTASVNEYSTRYSIAINAAQKTAPDAWRGQSAVNHQGSAGLIDPEIGREFSQQESELHQLARQVYSKRLEAGVAREQARKDLPLCTYTEAYWKIDLHNLLHFLKLRMESNAQKEIRDYALTIGHEIVSRWVPVTWEAFNDYVMKSIQFSRLEREILACLLRGLPEAALEKAESFGWLVRDAQGILKKKQERYEFEEKMRTMNITLPWEKNSI, from the coding sequence ATGGAAGAAATAATGGAAAAATTGGTGCGGTTTAACAGCAAAGCTCTGGATGAGATTTTGGGCAAACCTTTTAAAGTACTGGATGACGGCTTTGTGCGGGTTGTGGATTATATGGGTACTGATAGCAGTATTGTCCAGGCGGCCAGAGTCTCATATGGAAAGGGGACGAAAAAGGTCAGCCGGGACCGGGAACTCATTCGGTATCTGCTCCGACACCAGCACACGAGTCCCTTTGAAATGTGCTCAATCAAACTTCATGTTCGCGTGCCCATGGATTGCTGGCGCCAGTGGATACGCCACCGAACGGCCAGTGTCAATGAATATTCCACCCGCTATTCCATTGCTATCAATGCAGCTCAGAAAACAGCTCCTGATGCCTGGCGCGGTCAGTCTGCCGTAAACCATCAGGGGAGTGCCGGACTCATTGATCCGGAGATCGGGCGGGAATTCAGCCAACAGGAATCGGAATTACACCAGTTAGCACGCCAAGTCTATTCAAAACGCCTGGAGGCGGGTGTTGCCCGTGAACAGGCACGAAAGGACTTACCCCTCTGTACCTATACGGAGGCATACTGGAAGATTGACCTCCACAATCTCCTCCATTTTCTCAAACTCCGGATGGAGAGCAATGCTCAAAAAGAAATCCGGGACTATGCTCTGACGATAGGCCATGAAATTGTAAGCCGCTGGGTCCCGGTAACTTGGGAAGCATTCAATGATTATGTGATGAAGTCCATACAATTTTCACGCCTTGAACGGGAAATCCTGGCATGTCTGCTCAGGGGGCTCCCGGAAGCTGCCCTTGAAAAGGCGGAATCTTTTGGCTGGTTGGTGCGGGATGCACAGGGAATCCTGAAAAAAAAACAGGAACGCTACGAATTTGAAGAAAAGATGCGGACCATGAATATCACTCTCCCCTGGGAAAAAAATTCTATCTAA
- the nfo gene encoding deoxyribonuclease IV, producing the protein MKPYYIGAHVSAAGGVSNAPKNAADIGATGFAFFTKNQRQWHAKPLEKDEITTFKETCAALNFPPESILPHDSYLINLGHPETDGLQKSREAFLDEMKRCEQLGLDRLNFHPGSHLRKISEKACLARVAESVNWVLNQTEGVMAVLENTAGQGSNIGYSFEQLAEILDQVKEKDRVGICIDTCHAFAAGYDLRTEESCRMVFEEFDTLIGFSKLKGMHFNDAKTGLGEKKDRHESLGKGTLGLTVFKFIMSDDRFRGIPLILETVNPEIWADEIQMLLSFTKSNKSS; encoded by the coding sequence ATGAAACCTTATTACATCGGAGCCCACGTAAGTGCAGCAGGGGGTGTGTCAAATGCTCCCAAAAACGCGGCAGACATCGGTGCTACCGGCTTTGCCTTCTTTACGAAAAATCAGCGACAATGGCACGCCAAACCCCTTGAAAAAGATGAGATCACCACCTTCAAGGAAACCTGTGCAGCCCTGAATTTTCCTCCTGAAAGCATTCTTCCCCATGACAGTTATCTGATTAATTTGGGTCATCCGGAAACGGACGGACTCCAAAAAAGCCGTGAAGCTTTTCTGGATGAGATGAAACGGTGTGAACAATTGGGATTGGACCGTCTGAATTTTCATCCGGGAAGTCATTTAAGGAAAATATCAGAGAAAGCGTGCCTTGCCCGGGTTGCAGAATCTGTCAACTGGGTCCTTAACCAAACTGAAGGTGTGATGGCTGTCCTCGAAAATACAGCCGGTCAGGGAAGCAATATCGGTTATTCCTTTGAGCAATTAGCTGAAATCCTGGATCAGGTGAAAGAAAAGGACCGGGTAGGGATTTGTATCGATACCTGTCATGCTTTTGCGGCAGGATATGATCTGAGAACAGAAGAATCCTGCCGGATGGTCTTTGAAGAATTCGACACCCTCATCGGATTTTCCAAACTAAAGGGAATGCATTTTAATGATGCCAAAACCGGATTGGGTGAAAAAAAGGACCGTCATGAATCATTGGGAAAAGGAACCCTGGGATTAACTGTCTTTAAATTTATCATGTCGGATGACCGGTTCAGGGGCATCCCCCTGATACTGGAAACCGTCAACCCGGAGATTTGGGCTGATGAAATCCAAATGCTTCTATCCTTTACAAAATCAAACAAATCCTCCTAA
- a CDS encoding cation transporter: protein MHSHSHHHVSSRGKILIVFLLNAAITLAEFIGGFLSNSLALLSDAVHNLQDTLAIGISYGAQALSKKPANTRFTFGYHRAEILSAFINMSILIVIAFFLVREAWERFQNPEIPVLSIMLPVAFIGLAGNALSIFFLQKDKNHSLNIRSAFLHLFYDTLSSVAVIIAAIGAWLWQWSWIDPAVTLIIAIFMIFSSVKVLKSTIRILLNGTPEDLHLNQIVQKLETIDEIINIHHVHIWNISESHRAFSCEAIIDDRLLSKTSRIREKMLRILKEYHIDHLTVQFETECDDERIIHT, encoded by the coding sequence GTGCATTCCCATTCACATCATCATGTATCATCACGGGGTAAAATCCTGATTGTATTCCTGCTGAATGCAGCAATTACACTGGCAGAATTCATTGGCGGATTCTTATCCAACAGTCTTGCCCTCTTATCCGATGCTGTTCATAATCTGCAAGATACCCTGGCTATCGGCATCAGTTATGGCGCTCAGGCATTATCAAAAAAACCGGCAAACACACGTTTTACCTTTGGTTATCACAGGGCAGAAATCCTTTCTGCTTTTATCAACATGTCCATACTGATCGTCATTGCCTTTTTTCTGGTCCGTGAAGCCTGGGAGCGCTTTCAAAATCCGGAAATCCCTGTCTTAAGCATTATGCTCCCCGTTGCATTTATTGGACTTGCCGGAAACGCATTGAGTATCTTTTTTTTACAAAAGGATAAAAATCACAGCCTGAATATCCGAAGTGCTTTTTTACATCTTTTTTACGACACACTGAGCTCTGTCGCTGTGATTATTGCCGCCATCGGCGCATGGCTATGGCAATGGTCATGGATTGATCCGGCTGTCACATTGATTATCGCCATCTTCATGATTTTCAGTAGCGTGAAAGTTCTCAAATCCACCATACGGATATTACTGAACGGAACCCCGGAAGATCTGCATCTGAATCAGATTGTACAAAAGCTGGAAACCATTGATGAAATCATTAATATTCACCATGTCCATATCTGGAACATCTCAGAGTCCCATCGGGCATTTAGTTGTGAAGCCATCATTGATGACCGGCTTTTATCAAAAACATCCCGAATCCGTGAAAAAATGTTACGCATTTTAAAAGAATACCACATTGACCACCTCACGGTACAATTTGAAACGGAGTGTGATGATGAAAGAATTATTCATACGTAA
- a CDS encoding peroxidase-related enzyme (This protein belongs to a clade of uncharacterized proteins related to peroxidases such as the alkylhydroperoxidase AhpD.): protein MAYIKIIEPDDAEGTLKEIYQQLEKTRGKLANIHKIQSLNPESITRHMDLYMTVMFGKSPLTRSQREMIAVVVSKANRCKYCQQHHLEALKHFWKEEKKLRTFHKNYRNAGLSSVELLLCQYAEKLTLTPDSTEVENCIVEMKHAGFDDRSILDAALVIAYFNFVNRIVLGLGVEPEKEGVDGYIYDSEE, encoded by the coding sequence ATGGCATACATCAAAATAATCGAGCCGGATGATGCTGAGGGGACATTAAAAGAAATCTATCAACAATTAGAGAAAACAAGGGGTAAGCTGGCAAACATTCATAAAATTCAGAGTTTGAATCCTGAAAGCATAACCAGGCACATGGATCTTTACATGACGGTTATGTTCGGTAAATCTCCGCTAACCCGTTCACAGCGTGAAATGATAGCTGTCGTGGTATCCAAGGCCAACCGATGTAAATACTGTCAGCAACATCATCTTGAAGCGCTGAAACATTTTTGGAAAGAGGAGAAGAAGTTAAGGACTTTTCATAAGAATTATCGAAATGCCGGATTATCATCTGTTGAGTTGTTATTATGCCAATATGCTGAAAAGCTAACATTGACTCCTGATTCAACAGAAGTTGAAAATTGTATCGTTGAAATGAAACATGCAGGGTTTGATGACCGTTCAATATTAGATGCCGCTTTGGTCATTGCATATTTTAACTTTGTAAATCGAATAGTACTGGGTTTAGGTGTAGAACCGGAAAAAGAAGGTGTCGATGGATATATCTATGATAGTGAGGAATAA
- a CDS encoding GAF domain-containing protein, with the protein MFEFSEISAENREYFYQELYHYAETMMSGETDIIALTANMSSLIWHTLPDINWVGFYFFKKGELVLGPFQGKPACVRIAPGQGVCGMAFSSRKTLRVDDVHTFPGHIACDPESHSEIVIPVLNNNDVIAVLDIDSPLMSRFTQADQIGLEKIVRLLEKNISYSSLS; encoded by the coding sequence ATGTTTGAATTCTCAGAAATATCAGCCGAAAACCGGGAGTATTTTTATCAGGAACTCTATCATTATGCCGAAACAATGATGTCGGGAGAAACGGATATTATTGCCCTGACTGCGAATATGTCATCCCTGATCTGGCATACTTTGCCGGATATTAATTGGGTTGGGTTCTATTTTTTTAAAAAAGGAGAATTGGTCCTCGGCCCTTTTCAGGGGAAGCCGGCCTGTGTACGGATTGCACCCGGCCAGGGCGTTTGCGGGATGGCTTTTTCTTCCCGTAAAACCCTTCGCGTGGATGATGTACATACCTTTCCCGGACATATTGCCTGTGATCCCGAATCTCATTCCGAAATCGTGATCCCTGTTCTGAATAATAATGATGTGATCGCCGTTTTGGATATTGATAGTCCTTTAATGAGCCGCTTTACTCAGGCAGATCAGATCGGACTTGAAAAGATTGTCCGATTGCTGGAAAAAAATATAAGTTATTCCTCACTATCATAG
- the cas6 gene encoding CRISPR-associated endoribonuclease Cas6 codes for MLLRLILAPQVPNYSIPINVNTQVRHLIRLATRTFHRYCDENIIRERRWQSFDAYTFSQLHIPNRKINENRIMGGEEPTTLFISSPDVQFINCLDKVFKEWEVIQIQTTRFTLVRTEFEETAELEEVPHFTCLSPAAITRPQKSKAFMFILPMDYDMNYYLTQAMHRRYEAYYGKTLEKPFLKVEFDPDYVLRKKSKITKLINIHKYEDLGFLKVKSFFSPLVLRGTPELVRFAYEAGLGEFTDYGFGMLQHVVPDKYAKGRRITT; via the coding sequence ATGCTTTTACGACTCATATTAGCTCCGCAAGTTCCGAATTATAGTATTCCAATTAATGTAAATACACAAGTCCGTCATTTGATTCGTTTAGCGACGCGGACATTTCATCGCTATTGTGATGAAAACATTATCAGGGAACGCCGCTGGCAATCCTTTGACGCATATACTTTTTCACAACTTCATATTCCCAACCGGAAAATCAATGAAAACCGTATTATGGGGGGAGAAGAACCAACTACCCTCTTTATTTCATCCCCGGATGTCCAGTTCATCAATTGCCTGGATAAAGTCTTCAAAGAGTGGGAAGTCATTCAGATTCAAACAACCCGCTTTACCCTTGTACGGACAGAATTTGAAGAGACAGCGGAACTGGAAGAAGTCCCCCACTTTACCTGCCTTTCTCCTGCCGCTATAACCCGACCACAAAAATCAAAAGCCTTCATGTTTATCCTCCCCATGGATTACGACATGAATTATTATCTCACGCAGGCCATGCACAGACGGTATGAGGCCTATTATGGTAAAACACTGGAAAAACCTTTTCTCAAGGTAGAATTTGATCCGGATTACGTACTCCGAAAAAAAAGCAAGATTACCAAATTAATCAATATTCATAAATACGAAGATCTTGGTTTTCTCAAGGTAAAAAGTTTCTTTTCACCCTTGGTTCTCAGAGGAACGCCGGAACTGGTACGTTTTGCCTATGAGGCTGGCCTGGGAGAATTTACCGATTATGGATTCGGCATGCTTCAACACGTTGTGCCTGATAAATATGCAAAAGGCCGGCGTATTACAACTTAG